In Vanessa atalanta chromosome 3, ilVanAtal1.2, whole genome shotgun sequence, one genomic interval encodes:
- the LOC125077120 gene encoding signal peptidase complex subunit 2: MTNETPEVVKINKWDGAAAKNAIDDAIREVFTGELKCKESFALIDGRLFLCALAVGVALYALLWDYLYPFPQSKLVLIICVSSYFILMSILTLYTTFKEKGIFVVAKEKVGNNNRVWEASSYVKKHDDKYKLVLVMRNTNGKTREASINKSFANFLDTNGTVVQTLIVNEITKLYNSLSSEKKEK; the protein is encoded by the exons atgacgaATGAAACTCCAGAG gttgtaaaaattaacaagtgGGATGGAGCAGCTGCAAAAAATGCTATCGATGATGCTATTAGAGAG GTTTTTACTGGAGAATTGAAGTGCAAAGAGAGTTTTGCATTAATTGATGGACGACTATTTCTATGTGCACTGGCTGTAGGCGTTGCCCTCTATGCATTGCTCTGGGACTATTTATACCCCTTTCCCCAATCAAA ATTGGTACTTATTATCTGTGTCTCGTCATATTTCATTCTCATGAGCATACTGACTCTCTACACTACTTTCAAGGAAAAAGGCATTTTTGTAGTGGCAAAAGAGAAAGTGGGAAATAACAACAGAGTTTGGGAAGCTAGCTCGTATGTTAAAAA ACATGATGACAAATACAAGCTGGTTCTTGTGATGCGTAACACCAATGGAAAAACTCGTGAGGCTTCAATCAACAAATCTTTTGCAAACTTCCTCGACACCAATGGCACAGTTGTCCAAACCCTCATAGTTAATGAGATTACTAAACTCTACAACTCTCTCTCCTCTGAGAAGAAGGAGAAGTGA